Proteins encoded in a region of the Halioglobus maricola genome:
- a CDS encoding sensor histidine kinase: protein MSLRRRLILSLVTILVLFAINVGTHFWGSFARNESMSAYRSSVAATRLSTEIEQMLNDQRQRIQVLSTIRENTSDQFDETEIEQAVAQVDEIEDRVHKLGRLSLDVTRLNYERLKQSSEVLLNDWRAFYRNYNDTAFQVDVDDPFPYLEASERLKELEARQEFIAEQRAAIIDRTIALTDRITVIGFIASIFLTATLGFFLVRYTNQSLKRLKRGAERIGSGDLSYRIEEIADSGELGDLAKAFNDMSEKLRNAMYDVSKARDSADEANAAKSIFLANVSHELRTPLNAIIGYSEMLHDELSDEAEVNREQFQQDLDKIIRSGRQLLTLINDILDLSKVETGKMTLHCETFEPGELLDQACDAITPQLRSQRNELDKPDFSSLPTLYNDANKFRQIFTNLLGNACKFTENGFISVVAKAPEDRPGWVEIAVRDTGIGMDEAQQSRVFEAFVQADSSTTAQFGGTGLGLSICRDFCELMGGHISVESAPGKGSTFTVLIPSDPELALATA from the coding sequence ATGAGCCTGCGCAGACGCCTAATCCTCTCCCTGGTGACTATCCTGGTATTGTTCGCGATCAACGTGGGCACGCACTTCTGGGGATCTTTCGCGCGAAATGAAAGTATGAGCGCCTATCGCAGTTCGGTGGCTGCTACCCGCCTGTCCACCGAAATCGAGCAAATGCTCAACGATCAACGCCAGCGTATTCAGGTTCTGTCGACAATTCGCGAAAACACATCAGACCAATTCGACGAGACCGAGATCGAGCAAGCCGTCGCCCAGGTCGATGAAATCGAGGACCGGGTCCACAAGCTGGGCCGCCTGAGCCTCGATGTTACCCGGCTGAACTATGAGCGCCTCAAACAATCCAGCGAAGTGCTGCTGAATGACTGGCGAGCCTTTTATCGCAACTACAATGACACCGCATTCCAGGTCGATGTGGATGACCCCTTCCCGTACCTCGAGGCCAGTGAGCGCCTGAAAGAACTTGAGGCTCGCCAGGAATTTATCGCGGAACAACGCGCAGCTATTATCGACCGCACCATCGCCCTGACCGATCGCATCACCGTGATTGGCTTTATCGCTTCGATTTTTCTGACGGCCACTCTCGGCTTTTTCCTGGTGCGATACACCAACCAGTCTCTAAAGCGACTGAAGCGCGGTGCAGAACGGATCGGATCCGGAGATCTCTCCTATCGCATTGAGGAGATTGCAGACTCGGGAGAACTGGGGGACCTGGCCAAAGCCTTCAATGACATGTCGGAGAAACTGCGCAATGCGATGTACGATGTCAGTAAAGCCCGGGATTCCGCCGACGAGGCCAACGCCGCCAAAAGTATCTTCCTGGCCAATGTGTCGCATGAACTGCGCACACCGTTAAACGCCATCATCGGCTATTCGGAAATGCTGCATGACGAGCTCTCTGACGAGGCTGAAGTCAATCGCGAGCAGTTCCAACAGGACCTGGATAAGATTATTCGTTCCGGGCGCCAGCTGCTCACCCTGATCAACGATATTCTCGATCTGTCCAAGGTCGAAACCGGCAAGATGACCCTGCACTGCGAAACCTTCGAACCGGGTGAATTGCTCGACCAGGCCTGCGACGCTATCACTCCGCAGCTGCGCAGCCAGCGCAACGAGCTGGACAAGCCCGATTTCAGCAGCCTGCCTACGCTCTATAACGACGCCAACAAATTCCGCCAGATATTTACCAACTTGCTGGGCAACGCCTGCAAATTTACCGAGAACGGCTTCATCAGTGTAGTCGCGAAGGCACCTGAAGATCGGCCCGGCTGGGTAGAAATCGCGGTTCGCGATACGGGAATAGGGATGGATGAAGCGCAACAGAGTCGCGTTTTCGAAGCGTTTGTACAAGCGGATTCGTCCACTACAGCTCAGTTTGGCGGCACCGGCCTGGGGCTTTCAATCTGCAGGGATTTCTGTGAATTGATGGGCGGACATATCAGTGTCGAGAGCGCTCCCGGGAAAGGTTCGACCTTTACTGTGCTGATCCCGTCCGACCCAGAGTTAGCTCTCGCAACCGCTTGA
- a CDS encoding response regulator, whose translation MSQIAPILLVEDHELNRDMLIRRLNRAGLEVIPAGDGQQALDLMRSKQPRVVLMDMNLPVMDGWTACRTARQDDSIKHIPIIALTAHASEADRQLAIEAGCDDYATKPVDFPGLLIKIKKLSGPSS comes from the coding sequence ATGAGCCAGATAGCACCGATACTGCTGGTGGAAGACCATGAGCTCAATCGCGACATGCTGATACGCAGGCTCAATCGCGCGGGCCTGGAAGTCATCCCCGCGGGCGATGGCCAGCAGGCGCTGGATCTGATGCGCTCAAAACAGCCTCGGGTCGTACTCATGGACATGAACCTGCCGGTTATGGATGGCTGGACCGCTTGCCGCACCGCGCGTCAGGATGACAGCATCAAGCACATCCCGATCATCGCCCTCACTGCCCACGCCAGCGAAGCAGACAGGCAACTGGCCATCGAAGCAGGCTGCGACGACTACGCCACTAAACCGGTCGACTTCCCCGGTCTATTGATAAAGATTAAAAAATTGAGCGGGCCCAGCAGCTGA